The following proteins are co-located in the Takifugu flavidus isolate HTHZ2018 chromosome 16, ASM371156v2, whole genome shotgun sequence genome:
- the LOC130540393 gene encoding LOW QUALITY PROTEIN: SLIT and NTRK-like protein 3 (The sequence of the model RefSeq protein was modified relative to this genomic sequence to represent the inferred CDS: deleted 1 base in 1 codon) encodes MQWVTLAVVLGCVRLSPAARSPTPTPTSTHTPLVDNSEEEVDEPCFDPCTCEVKEGVLHVHCDGRSFINVSQVSHSWVRPFKLNLQRNSLRRLYSNGFLHLGNAVSINLGNNALQDIRVGAFHGLAKLRRLYLHENKLEVFRNDTFTGLEALEYLQADCNVIKRIDSGALRFLYKLRVLILNDNLIPVLPAHLFRSVSLTHLDLRGNRLKSLAYAGTLEYVGRSLMELQLEENPWNCGCEAVQLQQWLGQIPYTAVVGDVTCEYPFHLHGKDLREIPRKELCNNLPEKELQTEGGSPSAGSQPQHVPQNSKPRVRPTKPSSMVHGSHQNTHISSTSSSSSTERKDRERHPRPTKKPRPSRISPTARSSNQNPPVAGYQTRPPIPIICPMGCTCNLHITDLGLTVNCKESGFVNVSQLMPRPLNGRKLYLSGNLIQRIYRSDFWNFSSLDLLHLGNNRISYLQEGAFSSLTSLRSLYLTGNNLERLSPPMFLGLQNLRYLYFEYNEIHEVDPGTFDAMPSLQLLFLNANLLRSLPTGVFSRVNLARLNLRNNHFLQLPVAGVLEHLTGLVQVDLRQNLWECNCDAAPLKRWLEGLSAVVVMGEVVCHSPEKTTGTDLRAISMELLCPELEPQEDRQQEQKAATSTATERAVSAGYPRPGLGSVIPPGKESIPLSVLVLSLLVLFVSAFFAAAALIAYALRRRDKLPFRRQGEVDLAGIQMECGIFTEQTHHHHHHHGLPEMPSLPPPEHNHVYDTIVPQEAVPKGPALAAVPHMCSNPIYKEEQDAAVTQRQQQQTEAGHGPAAEKERAWTLDVSSSPINTITGAMGPLAAGLQGNGILCPTVIDSQGPTPKVELVDCLFRIPAPEFRDLPDRYARPPPCYPRPQDSKQEARSDQTLVVTTVSSAAGGGGGGGGGSQSEQGAGEQRLRTTPDYMEVLDRSYQF; translated from the exons TGGCTGTGGTCCTGGGGTGTGTGCGGCTGTCCCCGGCAGCGCGCTCGCCCACCCCTacccccacctccacacacactccgctGGTGGATAACTCAGAGGAGGAAGTAGACGAGCCGTGCTTCGACCCCTGCACGTGCGAAGTGAAGGAGGGAGTGCTGCACGTGCACTGCGATGGGCGGAGCTTCATTAATGTCAGCCAG GTGTCACACTCGTGGGTCCGCCCTTTCAAACTCAACCTCCAGAGGAACTCTCTGAGGCGTCTCTATAGCAACGGGTTCCTGCACCTTGGCAACGCGGTGTCGATAAACCTTGGCAACAATGCACTCCAGGACATCCGAGTGGGAGCTTTTCATGGATTGGCCAAACTGAGGCGCCTGTACCTTCACGAGAACAAGCTGGAGGTCTTCAGAAACGACACCTTCACTGGCCTCGAAGCCCTCGAAtacctgcag GCTGACTGCAATGTGATCAAAAGAATTGACAGCGGCGCTCTGAGGTTCCTCTACAAACTCCGGGTTCTCATTCTCAACGACAACCTCATCCCCGTCTTGCCTGCTCATCTCTTCAG ATCTGTGTCTCTGACTCATTTGGACCTGCGGGGGAACCGTCTGAAAAGCCTGGCATATGCTGGGACCCTAGAGTACGTCGGCCGCTCTCtaatggagctgcagctggaggaaaatCCCTGGAACTGTGGCTGCGAGGCGGTGCAATTACAGCAGTGGCTGGGTCAGATACCCTACACGGCCGTGGTTGGGGACGTTACCTGTGAGTATCCCTTCCACCTTCATGGGAAGGACCTGAGGGAGATCCCCCGTAAGGAGCTCTGTAATAACCTCCCAGAAAAAGAGCTGCAAACAGAGGGCGGTAGTCCGTCAGCAGGATCGCAGCCCCAACATGTACCCCAAAACTCTAAACCAAGAGTAAGGCCAACCAAACCTTCTTCCATGGTCCACGGCTCCCACCAAAACACTCAcatctcctccacatcctcttcttcttcgaCTGAGCGTAAAGACAGGGAGAGGCACCCGAGGCCCACGAAAAAGCCCCGGCCCTCCAGAATATCCCCTACGGCCCGCAGTTCCAATCAGAATCCCCCCGTGGCGGGCTACCAGACGCGCCCTCCTATCCCAATTATTTGTCCCATGGGCTGCACCTGCAACCTGCACATCACGGACCTCGGCCTGACCGTCAACTGCAAAGAGAGCGGCTTCGTCAACGTGTCCCAGCTCATGCCCCGGCCCCTCAACGGACGCAAGCTTTACCTCAGTGGAAACCTAATCCAGAGGATCTACCGCTCAGACTTTTGGAATTTCTCCAGCCTCGACTTGCTTCATCTGGGAAACAACCGCATTTCCTATCTCCAGGAGGGGGCCTTCTCCAGCCTGACAAGCCTGAGGAGCTTGTATCTAACTGGCAACAACCTGGAGAGGCTGAGCCCCCCAATGTTTCTGGGGCTGCAGAATCTGAG GTACCTGTATTTCGAGTACAATGAGATCCACGAGGTGGATCCTGGCACCTTCGACGCCATGCCGTCTCTCCAGCTGTTGTTCCTCAACGCCAACCTGCTGCGGAGCCTCCCCACGGGCGTGTTCTCCAGGGTCAACCTGGCCCGGCTCAATCTGAGGAACAAccacttcctgcagcttcccGTGGCGGGGGTGCTGGAACACCTCACGGGGCTGGTGCAG GTGGACCTGCGGCAGAACCTGTGGGAGTGTAACTGTGACGCGGCGCCGCTCAAGCGTTGGCTGGAGGGCCTCAGCGCCGTGGTG GTGATGGGAGAGGTGGTGTGCCATTCCCCGGAAAAGACCACAGGCACGGACCTCCGCGCCATCTCCATGGAGCTGCTGTGCCCTGAGCTGGAGCCCCAGGAGGAccggcagcaggagcagaaggccgCCACCTCCACCGCCACCGAGAGGGCCGTGTCGGCCGGCTACCCCCGCCCCGGGTTGGGGTCCGTGATCCCTCCGGGGAAGGAATCGATCCCCCTCTCGGTGCTGGTCCTCAGCCTGTTAGTGTTGTTTGTGTCGGCGTTCTTTGCCGCAGCGGCACTAATAGCTTACGccctgaggaggagggacaaGCTGCCGTTCCGCCGCCAGGGAGAGGTAGACTTGGCTGGCATCCAGATGGAGTGCGGGATCTTCACGGAGCAGacgcaccaccaccatcaccaccacggCCTCCCCGAGATGCCGTCTCTGCCGCCGCCGGAGCACAACCACGTGTACGACACCATAGTGCCCCAGGAGGCCGTGCCGAAAGGCCCCGCCCTCGCCGCCGTCCCGCACATGTGTAGCAACCCCATCTacaaggaggagcaggacgccGCGGTGacgcagcggcagcagcagcagacggagGCAGGACACGGTCCTGCCGCAGAGAAGGAGAGGGCGTGGACGCTGGACGTGTCCTCGTCCCCGATCAACACCATTACTGGAGCGATGGGACCCCTCGCCGCCGGCCTCCAGGGGAACGGCATCCTCTGCCCGACGGTGATCGACAGCCAAGGGCCCACGCCCAAAGTCGAGCTGGTCGACTGCCTCTTCAGAATCCCCGCCCCCGAGTTTAGGGACCTGCCGGACAGGTACGCGCGGCCGCCTCCCTGCTATCCCCGCCCGCAGGACTCCAAACAGGAGGCCAGGTCAGATCAAACGCTGGTGGTCACCACGGTGAGCTCCGCAgcgggtggcggcggcggcggcggcggcggcagccagAGCGAGCAGGGAGCGGGGGAGCAGAGACTGAGGACCACGCCGGACTACATGGAGGTGCTGGATCGATCTTACCAGTTTTAA